From a single Brassica napus cultivar Da-Ae chromosome C9, Da-Ae, whole genome shotgun sequence genomic region:
- the LOC106367886 gene encoding ARM REPEAT PROTEIN INTERACTING WITH ABF2 isoform X1, with protein MEQQQPERREGRSFPERKGQKRKLEEGAAAAAEDREISASTTTDGGGDAILNEIAAQVSVLNSAFSWQESDRAAAKRATQVLAELAKNAEDLVNVIVDGGAVPALMTHLQAPPYIDGDLAQKPFEHEVEKGSAFALGLLAIKPEYQKLIVDKGALPHLVNLLKRSKDGSTSRAVNSVIRRAADAITNLAHENSSIKTRVRLEGGIPPLVDLLEFSDSKVQRAAAGALRTLAFKNDDNKNQIVDCSALPTLILMLGSEDAAIHYEAVGVIGNLVHSSPNIKKEVLSAGALQPVIGLLSSCCPESQREAALLLGQFASTDSDCKVHIVQRGAVRPLIEMLQSPDVQLKEMSAFALGRLAQDSHNQAGIAHSGGLGPLLKLLDSRNGSLQHNAAFALYGLADNEDNVSDFIRVGGIQKLQDGEFIVQATKDCVSKTLKRLEEKIHGRVLRHLLYLMRISEKSIQKRVALALAHLCSPEDQRTIFIDENGLELLLGLLGSTNTKQQLDGAAALYKLANKSMALSPVDAAPPSPTQRVYLGEQYVNSATLSDVTFLVEGRRFYAHRICLLASSDAFRAMFDGGYREKDARDIEIPNIKWEVFELMMRFIYTGSVDITIEISQDLLRAADQYLLEGLKRLCEYTIAQDITLENIGGMYDLSEAFHAMSLRQACILFILEHFDKLSTMHGQNQLVQRTIPEIREYFCRALTKSTTNLQGLRL; from the exons ATGGAGCAACAACAACCGGAGAGGCGAGAAGGCCGAAGCTTCCCCGAGCGCAAGGGACAGAAGAGAAAGCTAGAGGAAGGAGCAGCCGCCGCCGCAGAGGATCGAGAGATCTCCGCCTCAACCACCACCGACGGCGGCGGCGATGCGATTCTCAACGAAATCGCTGCTCAAGTCTCCGTTCTAAACTCCGCCTTCTCATGGCAAGAATCCGATCGCGCTGCGGCGAAACGCGCCACTCAAGTCCTCGCCGAGCTCGCTAAAAACG CAGAGGATTTAGTGAACGTGATTGTTGATGGAGGAGCTGTTCCAGCTCTCATGACGCATCTACAAGCGCCCCCGTACATCGACGGAGACTTGGCTCAGAAGCCGTTTGAACATGAGGTTGAGAAGGGGAGCGCCTTTGCTCTTGGTCTACTTGCAATTAAG CCAGAGTATCAGAAGCTGATAGTGGACAAAGGTGCTTTACCTCATCTCGTCAATCTGTTGAAGAGAAGCAAAGATGGTTCTACTTCCCGTGCTGTTAATAGTGTTATCAGACGAGCGGCTGATGCCATCACCAATCTTGCTCATGAGAACAGCAGCATCAAGACTCGTGTTAG GCTCGAAGGCGGTATTCCACCTCTCGTTGATTTGCTTGAGTTTTCTGATTCAAAGGTTCAGCGAGCAGCAGCAGGGGCGTTGAGAACCCTTGCGTTTAAAAACGATGATAACAAGAACCAG ATTGTCGATTGCAGTGCTCTTCCCACGCTCATTCTAATGTTAGGATCAGAGGATGCTGCTATACATTATGAAGCG GTTGGAGTTATCGGCAATCTAGTACATTCTTCTCCAAACATTAAAAAAGAGGTTCTTTCTGCTGGGGCGTTGCAACCTGTCATTGGTCTTCTCAG TTCATGTTGCCCTGAGAGTCAAAGAGAGGCGGCTTTATTACTTGGACAGTTTGCGTCGACTGATTCCGATTGTAAG GTGCACATTGTGCAAAGGGGTGCTGTCCGTCCTTTGATTGAGATGCTTCAGTCACCTGACGTGCAGTTGAAAGAAATGTCGGCCTTTGCACTGGGTAGATTGGCGCAG GATTCTCACAATCAAGCTGGTATTGCCCATAGTGGTGGTTTAGGACCTTTGTTGAAGCTTCTTGATTCAAGAAATGGATCCCTGCAACACAACGCGGCATTTGCTCTCTATGGCCTTGCCGATAATGAG GATAATGTATCAGATTTTATCAGGGTGGGAGGTATCCAGAAGCTACAGGATGGAGAGTTTATAGTTCAG GCAACTAAAGATTGTGTCTCCAAAACACTGAAGAGATTGGAGGAGAAGATTCATGGAAGA GTTCTTAGACATCTGTTGTACCTAATGCGCATTTCTGAAAAGTCTATCCAAAAACGGGTTGCTCTCGCTCTTGCTCATCTCTGTTCACCAGAAGATCAGAGAACCATATTCATAGATGAAAATG GGTTGGAGTTGCTACTTGGTCTTCTTGGTTCTACGAACACTAAACAGCAACTTGATGGCGCTGCAGCATTGTACAAATTAGCAAATAAATCTATGGCACTTTCTCCAGTTGATGCTGCTCCCCCTTCCCCAACACAAAGG GTTTATCTCGGAGAGCAGTATGTAAATAGTGCCACGCTGTCTGATGTAACTTTTCTAGTCGAAG GAAGGAGATTCTATGCACACAGAATTTGTCTCCTGGCATCTTCAGATGCATTTCGCGCAATGTTTGATGGTGGTTACAGA GAAAAGGACGCTAGAGATATTGAGATTCCTAATATCAAGTGGGAGGTTTTTGAGTTAATGATGAG GTTTATATACACTGGATCCGTCGACATTACAATTGAGATATCACAAGATCTTCTAAGAGCAGCGGATCAGTATCTATTGGAGGGGCTAAAGCGGCTCTGTGAATACACAATTGCTCAG GATATAACGTTGGAAAACATAGGAGGCATGTACGATCTCTCAGAAGCATTCCACGCAATGTCGCTGAGGCAAGCTTGTATCCTGTTCATCCTGGAGCATTTCGATAAACTGAGCACAATGCATGG GCAAAACCAGCTGGTACAGCGAACAATACCAGAGATAAGAGAGTACTTTTGTAGAGCTCTAACAAAGTCTACGACAAACCTGCAAGGCCTGAGgctgtaa
- the LOC106367886 gene encoding ARM REPEAT PROTEIN INTERACTING WITH ABF2 isoform X2, which translates to MEQQQPERREGRSFPERKGQKRKLEEGAAAAAEDREISASTTTDGGGDAILNEIAAQVSVLNSAFSWQESDRAAAKRATQVLAELAKNEDLVNVIVDGGAVPALMTHLQAPPYIDGDLAQKPFEHEVEKGSAFALGLLAIKPEYQKLIVDKGALPHLVNLLKRSKDGSTSRAVNSVIRRAADAITNLAHENSSIKTRVRLEGGIPPLVDLLEFSDSKVQRAAAGALRTLAFKNDDNKNQIVDCSALPTLILMLGSEDAAIHYEAVGVIGNLVHSSPNIKKEVLSAGALQPVIGLLSSCCPESQREAALLLGQFASTDSDCKVHIVQRGAVRPLIEMLQSPDVQLKEMSAFALGRLAQDSHNQAGIAHSGGLGPLLKLLDSRNGSLQHNAAFALYGLADNEDNVSDFIRVGGIQKLQDGEFIVQATKDCVSKTLKRLEEKIHGRVLRHLLYLMRISEKSIQKRVALALAHLCSPEDQRTIFIDENGLELLLGLLGSTNTKQQLDGAAALYKLANKSMALSPVDAAPPSPTQRVYLGEQYVNSATLSDVTFLVEGRRFYAHRICLLASSDAFRAMFDGGYREKDARDIEIPNIKWEVFELMMRFIYTGSVDITIEISQDLLRAADQYLLEGLKRLCEYTIAQDITLENIGGMYDLSEAFHAMSLRQACILFILEHFDKLSTMHGQNQLVQRTIPEIREYFCRALTKSTTNLQGLRL; encoded by the exons ATGGAGCAACAACAACCGGAGAGGCGAGAAGGCCGAAGCTTCCCCGAGCGCAAGGGACAGAAGAGAAAGCTAGAGGAAGGAGCAGCCGCCGCCGCAGAGGATCGAGAGATCTCCGCCTCAACCACCACCGACGGCGGCGGCGATGCGATTCTCAACGAAATCGCTGCTCAAGTCTCCGTTCTAAACTCCGCCTTCTCATGGCAAGAATCCGATCGCGCTGCGGCGAAACGCGCCACTCAAGTCCTCGCCGAGCTCGCTAAAAACG AGGATTTAGTGAACGTGATTGTTGATGGAGGAGCTGTTCCAGCTCTCATGACGCATCTACAAGCGCCCCCGTACATCGACGGAGACTTGGCTCAGAAGCCGTTTGAACATGAGGTTGAGAAGGGGAGCGCCTTTGCTCTTGGTCTACTTGCAATTAAG CCAGAGTATCAGAAGCTGATAGTGGACAAAGGTGCTTTACCTCATCTCGTCAATCTGTTGAAGAGAAGCAAAGATGGTTCTACTTCCCGTGCTGTTAATAGTGTTATCAGACGAGCGGCTGATGCCATCACCAATCTTGCTCATGAGAACAGCAGCATCAAGACTCGTGTTAG GCTCGAAGGCGGTATTCCACCTCTCGTTGATTTGCTTGAGTTTTCTGATTCAAAGGTTCAGCGAGCAGCAGCAGGGGCGTTGAGAACCCTTGCGTTTAAAAACGATGATAACAAGAACCAG ATTGTCGATTGCAGTGCTCTTCCCACGCTCATTCTAATGTTAGGATCAGAGGATGCTGCTATACATTATGAAGCG GTTGGAGTTATCGGCAATCTAGTACATTCTTCTCCAAACATTAAAAAAGAGGTTCTTTCTGCTGGGGCGTTGCAACCTGTCATTGGTCTTCTCAG TTCATGTTGCCCTGAGAGTCAAAGAGAGGCGGCTTTATTACTTGGACAGTTTGCGTCGACTGATTCCGATTGTAAG GTGCACATTGTGCAAAGGGGTGCTGTCCGTCCTTTGATTGAGATGCTTCAGTCACCTGACGTGCAGTTGAAAGAAATGTCGGCCTTTGCACTGGGTAGATTGGCGCAG GATTCTCACAATCAAGCTGGTATTGCCCATAGTGGTGGTTTAGGACCTTTGTTGAAGCTTCTTGATTCAAGAAATGGATCCCTGCAACACAACGCGGCATTTGCTCTCTATGGCCTTGCCGATAATGAG GATAATGTATCAGATTTTATCAGGGTGGGAGGTATCCAGAAGCTACAGGATGGAGAGTTTATAGTTCAG GCAACTAAAGATTGTGTCTCCAAAACACTGAAGAGATTGGAGGAGAAGATTCATGGAAGA GTTCTTAGACATCTGTTGTACCTAATGCGCATTTCTGAAAAGTCTATCCAAAAACGGGTTGCTCTCGCTCTTGCTCATCTCTGTTCACCAGAAGATCAGAGAACCATATTCATAGATGAAAATG GGTTGGAGTTGCTACTTGGTCTTCTTGGTTCTACGAACACTAAACAGCAACTTGATGGCGCTGCAGCATTGTACAAATTAGCAAATAAATCTATGGCACTTTCTCCAGTTGATGCTGCTCCCCCTTCCCCAACACAAAGG GTTTATCTCGGAGAGCAGTATGTAAATAGTGCCACGCTGTCTGATGTAACTTTTCTAGTCGAAG GAAGGAGATTCTATGCACACAGAATTTGTCTCCTGGCATCTTCAGATGCATTTCGCGCAATGTTTGATGGTGGTTACAGA GAAAAGGACGCTAGAGATATTGAGATTCCTAATATCAAGTGGGAGGTTTTTGAGTTAATGATGAG GTTTATATACACTGGATCCGTCGACATTACAATTGAGATATCACAAGATCTTCTAAGAGCAGCGGATCAGTATCTATTGGAGGGGCTAAAGCGGCTCTGTGAATACACAATTGCTCAG GATATAACGTTGGAAAACATAGGAGGCATGTACGATCTCTCAGAAGCATTCCACGCAATGTCGCTGAGGCAAGCTTGTATCCTGTTCATCCTGGAGCATTTCGATAAACTGAGCACAATGCATGG GCAAAACCAGCTGGTACAGCGAACAATACCAGAGATAAGAGAGTACTTTTGTAGAGCTCTAACAAAGTCTACGACAAACCTGCAAGGCCTGAGgctgtaa
- the LOC106367887 gene encoding RAN GTPase-activating protein 2-like has protein sequence MADTLDSRPHTFSIKLWPPSLPTRQALIERMTNNLSSKTIFTDKFGSLTKDQAMENAKRIEDVAFSTANLQFEREPDGDGGSAVQLYAKECSKMILEVLKKGPVCKAEQVSSASPCKETVFDISKDKRAFIEAEEAEELLKPLKEPGNVYTKICFSNRSFGLGAARVAEPILASLKDQLKVVDLSDFVAGRPEVEALEVMNIFSSALEGSVLSSLNLSDNALGEKGVRAFGTLLKSLSSLEELYLMNDGISKEAAQAVSELIPSTEKLRVLHFHNNMTGDEGAVAISEVVKRSPLLENFRCSSTRVGEGGGIALSEALENCTLMEKLDLRDNMFGTEAGVSLSKTLSRFEHLAEVYLSYLNLEDEGAIAIANALKDSAAPIEVLEMAGNDITVEAASAIAACVAAKQDLNKLNLSENELKDEGCVQIAKSVEEDHLKLQYIDMSNNYIRRAGARALAQVVVKKEGFKLLNIDGNIISEEGIEEVKEILKKTPEVLGALDDNDPDGEEEEEDDEEDEEKEGEENNELESKLKKLEVNEDD, from the coding sequence ATGGCTGATACACTTGATTCCCGACCTCACACATTCTCCATCAAACTCTGGCCACCGAGTCTACCCACAAGGCAAGCTCTCATCGAGCGCATGACCAACAACCTCTCTTCCAAAACCATTTTCACCGACAAGTTTGGCAGCTTAACCAAAGACCAGGCCATGGAGAACGCCAAGAGGATCGAGGACGTTGCTTTCTCCACCGCTAACCTACAGTTCGAGAGGGAGCCTGACGGTGACGGCGGCTCAGCTGTGCAGCTCTACGCCAAAGAATGCAGTAAGATGATTTTAGAAGTACTCAAGAAAGGCCCTGTTTGTAAGGCTGAACAAGTATCTTCTGCTTCTCCTTGTAAGGAAACTGTTTTCGATATTTCGAAAGACAAAAGAGCTTTTATTGAGGCCGAGGAGGCTGAGGAGCTTCTCAAACCGTTGAAGGAGCCTGGGAATGTTTACACTAAGATATGCTTTAGCAATAGGAGTTTCGGGTTAGGAGCTGCACGTGTCGCTGAGCCTATCTTGGCCTCTCTGAAAGACCAGCTTAAGGTTGTTGACTTGTCGGACTTCGTCGCTGGGAGACCTGAGGTTGAAGCTCTTGAGGTTATGAATATATTCTCTAGTGCCCTGGAAGGTAGTGTTCTCTCGTCTCTCAACTTATCAGACAACGCGTTGGGTGAGAAGGGTGTTAGAGCGTTCGGGACGCTCTTGAAATCTCTGAGCTCTTTGGAGGAGCTTTATCTGATGAACGATGGTATCTCTAAAGAAGCTGCGCAAGCTGTCTCCGAGTTGATTCCTTCAACGGAGAAGTTGAGGGTCTTGCATTTTCATAACAACATGACTGGAGATGAAGGAGCGGTTGCGATCTCAGAGGTTGTGAAGCGTTCACCGCTGCTGGAGAATTTCAGATGTTCTTCAACAAGAGTTGGTGAAGGAGGAGGTATTGCTTTGTCGGAAGCGCTTGAGAATTGTACTCTTATGGAGAAACTCGATCTGAGGGATAATATGTTTGGCACAGAAGCTGGAGTTTCTCTGAGCAAGACTCTTTCAAGGTTCGAACATTTGGCTGAGGTTTACTTGAGTTATCTAAACTTAGAGGACGAAGGTGCCATAGCCATAGCAAACGCTCTCAAGGACTCTGCTGCGCCCATTGAGGTTCTTGAGATGGCGGGAAATGACATAACGGTTGAAGCCGCTTCAGCTATAGCAGCCTGTGTAGCGGCGAAACAGGATCTGAACAAGTTGAATTTGTCTGAGAATGAGCTGAAAGATGAGGGGTGTGTCCAGATTGCAAAGAGTGTGGAAGAGGATCATTTGAAACTGCAATACATTGACATGAGCAACAATTACATAAGAAGAGCTGGAGCACGGGCCTTGGCTCAGGTTGTTGTTAAGAAAGAAGGTTTCAAGTTGTTGAACATCGATGGGAATATCATATCAGAGGAAGGCATTGAGGAAGTTAAAGAGATATTAAAGAAAACACCGGAGGTACTTGGAGCACTGGACGATAATGATCctgatggagaagaagaggaagaagatgatgaggaagatgaagagaagGAAGGTGAAGAGAATAATGAGTTGGAATCAAAGCTGAAGAAGCTTGAAGTTAATGAGGATGATTGA